ATGTTACTTTTGAGCCTGGCTGTCGAAATAATTGGCATATTCACCATGCTAGCAAGGGTGGTGGACAAATTTTGATTTGTACGGCTGGTGAAGGTTGGTACCAAGAAGAAGGAAAAGAAGCCGTTAGTTTATCTGAAGGCTCTGTGGTTGTTATTCCAGCTAATGTAAAACATTGGCATGGTGCGAAAAAAGATTCTTGGTTCAGTCATATAGCGCTTGGTGTTCATGGGGAAGATTTGTCAAATGAATGGTGTGAAGCCGTTTCAGACGAGGAATATAATCAATTAAAAGATTAGAAAGTTACTGTTAGCATGAAAAAAGTTCTTATTTTAGGAGCCAATGGGCAAATTGCTCGTTTGGTGATTCCAAGATTATTACAGGAAACAGATGTACATTTGACGCTTTATTTGCGAAAAAGTGCTCGTTTACAGTCACTTGAAAGTGAGCGAGTGGATGTTCTTGAAGGGGATGTCAATGATTTTGCAGCCTTGACAAGAGCCATGAAAGGTCAAGATATTGTCTACGCCAATCTCGGTGGACAGTTTGAGCCTATGGTAGCAAATATTGTTAAAGCAATGGAAGAAAATCAAGTTTCTCGTTTGACTTATTTGTCTAACAATGATTTTGCTAAGGTGGGAGAATTAACAGAAAAAGGGGAGTTTTACAAGGGAACAATCATTTCAAGAGTAAGTATTGCGGATTTGATTGTTCGTATCATAAAAGAACCGTCTTTACACAGTTATGCTAGTCTAGGCATTTCAAAGCCAAGAACAGACGGCGATAGACCTATGTATTAAAGAAAATAGCATAAACCTATGGTAAGAAAGTTTGTGCTATTTTTAATTGCATGATTTTATTCCATTTTAAATGATAGGATAACAGTTTATCGCTACACAGAGAAATGAAAATGCTAGAAAAACTCCCAACGCGATACAATAAAGGTGTTCAAGCCTATTGTAAAGCGACAGGAGAAAATATAGCATAAAAATTTCATTGTTTATCACATATAAGAGTGGAACAGATGATTATGATTTACTTATCAAATTGAACTTCTTCTAACAGGTACTCAATGAATTTATCCCCCATTTTAGACAAGCTAGCTTTTTCGTGTTTGATATAAACTAGCTCAATAGGGTCATCAATATCTAGCGGAATGGAAACAATATTGTCACCGTTGAGATTGCTGTTGAGAATACCAGTTGCGATAGTGTAACCGTCAAGACCGATTAAAAGATTGAAAAGGGTTGCTCGGTCACTGACAACGATGGATTTTTTATGGTGTTCTTGGGATAGGATTTCTTCTGAAAAGTAAAAGGAATTGTGGGTGCCTTGGTCATAGCTCAGATAAGGAAAATCTTCTAGATCAGCTAATTGCACCAGTTTTTTCTTTGCTAGAGGATTGCTCTTGCTGACAAAGATATGGGGCTGTGCGGTAAAGAGATGAGTGGCAATCAAGTGATTGTCATCTAGCATTTTGGAGAGGACATCGCGGTTGTAGCTGTTGAGAAATAGAACACCAATTTCACTACGGAAATTTTTGACGTCATCAATGATTTCCCAAGTTCGGGTTTCCCGCAGGAAGAGCTCGTACTTTTCCATGTCACTCTTTTTGAGCAGAGATACGAAAGCATTGACCACAAAGGCGTAGTGTTGTGAGGAAACGCTGAAAAGTTCTCGGTTAGCAACGGGATTTTTATAACGTTCTTCCAGCAGCTGGGTTTGCTCTACTACCTGACGAGCATAGGAAAGAAATTCCATGCCGTCCTTAGTCAAGGTAATGCCCTTGGGATTGCGGATGAAAATCTCAATACCCATTTCATTTTCCAAATCACGCACAGCATTAGACAGACTTGGCTGGGTGATGAATAATTGTTTGGCAGCTTCGTTCATACTGCCCGTTTCGACGATTTTGATAATATAATGTAATTGCTGAATTCTCATAAGCCTATTTTATCACATTAGCATTGACAAAACACTTGTTAAGTTGTAAAATATGTTAAATTTAACCTTTAAGAAAGTCCAGCGAGGCTTCCAAGGTTTCAGGTGAAGGAAGAGTGGGAACAAGTCTGCTCTCTATTTTCGTGAGACCTTGCGTGTGTATGCGAGGTCTTTTTTGGTAAAGAAATGAGGTAGAAATGGTAAGTAGTTCGTGTAAGAAAAGATTTGGAAAAATCATGTTGGAGAAGATGAACATTGTGCATCAAGAGGAAATTGCTCCGCGAATTTTTGCTATGGATTTACAAGGGGAAATGGTTAGCCAGATGAAGGCTGGGCAGTTTCTACATATTCGAGTCCCAGATGATACAAAGCTTCTACGGCGACCTATTTCAATTTCAGAGATTGATAAAGAGAGAAAAATTTGTCGGATTATTTACAGGATAGAAGGGGCAGGCACAGAAATTTTTTCTAAATTGCAGAAGGGTTTTCAGTTGGATGTCATGGGTCCTCAAGGAAATGGGTTTGATTTATCTGGTTTGGACATTGAAGATACAGCCTTAATCATAGGAGGCGGTATTGGTGTTCCGCCCTTGCTGCAGGTAGCAAAAGAATTACATAGCAAAGGGGTCAAGATCACTTCAGTTCTTGGATTTGCAACAAAAGCCGCCGTTATTTTGGAAGAAGAGATGAAAAAATACGGTCGTGTCATCGTAACAACAGATGACGGCTCTTATGGTCGCAAAGGCTATGTTTCCTCTGTTGTGAATGAGTTGCCAGAAAGTTTTACTGCGGTTTATGCTTGCGGTGCCCCTGGTATGCTCAAATATGTTGATGAAACATTTCGTAGTCATCCACGAGCTTACATTTCTATGGAGTCACGAATGGCTTGTGGAATGGGGGCTTGCTATGCTTGCGTACTTCATGTGGCTGGTGAGGATCAATCAGTCAATAAGCGTGTCTGTGAAGACGGTCCAGTTTTTGAGACTGGTACAATCGTGATGTAGGAGGTTGATATGTCTAACAGTCGTTTAGCAATTTCTCTTCCTGGTTTGGAACTGAAAAATCCAATTATTCCAGCTTCGGGGTGTTTTGGTTTTGGTCAGGAATATGCCAAATATTATGATCTCAATGTACTTGGCTCCATAATGATTAAGGCGACCACGCAGTACCCTCGTTTTGGCAATCCGACGCCACGAGTGGCAGAAACACCAGCTGGTATGCTCAATGCTATTGGACTACAAAACCCTGGGGTAGATGTGGTGTTGACAGAAAAACTTCCTTGGCTGGCTCACCATTATCCTAATCTTCCGATTATTGCTAATGTTGCGGGATTTTCTAACGAAGAATATGCTTTTGTTGCAGAAAAAATATCTAAAGCTCCAAACGTCAAGGCTATTGAACTTAATATTTCCTGCCCCAATGTTGATCATGGTAATGGGGGCTTGCTAATTGGTCAGGTGCCAGATTTAGCATATCAGGCTGCTAAGGCAGCGGTAGACGTGTCGGAAGTGCCAGTCTATGTAAAATTGACACCTAGTGTAGCAGATATTACACAAATAGCGAAAGCAGTTGAAGATGCAGGAGTTTCTGGTTTAACCATGATTAACACTTTAGTTGGAATGCGATTTGATTCAAAGAGCAGAAAGCCGATTATTGCAAACGGAACAGGTGGCATGTCGGGGCCGGCAATTTTTCCAGTTGCCTTGAAGTTGATTCGTCAGGTAGCACAATCTAGTAGTTTACCAATCATTGGTATGGGTGGAGTAAACTCAGCAGAAGCAGCCATTGAAATGTTTATTGCGGGAGCATCAGCGATTGGTGTTGGGACAGCAAATTTTACAAACCCTTATGCGTGTCCTAATATCATTGAGAACCTACCTAAAGTTATGGATAAGTATGGCATTGAAAGTTTGGAAAGTCTGCGAGCAGAAGTTAGAGAAAATTTTCTTGCTTAATTGATGTTTTACTTGACAAGAGATAAAGTAAATTATAAAATAATTGAAATAAAACCTTTAAAGAAGTCCAGAGAGGCTACTAAGGAAGATACGGTTAAAATGGCAGTTGCTGCCAATTTTCGTGTAACCTTGCCTCGGGCAAGGTTTTTCTATAGCTCGTAATAAGGCAAATTTAGAGCTATTGATGATTAGCTAGTGCTACTAA
This Streptococcus anginosus DNA region includes the following protein-coding sequences:
- a CDS encoding dihydroorotate dehydrogenase electron transfer subunit; the protein is MVSSSCKKRFGKIMLEKMNIVHQEEIAPRIFAMDLQGEMVSQMKAGQFLHIRVPDDTKLLRRPISISEIDKERKICRIIYRIEGAGTEIFSKLQKGFQLDVMGPQGNGFDLSGLDIEDTALIIGGGIGVPPLLQVAKELHSKGVKITSVLGFATKAAVILEEEMKKYGRVIVTTDDGSYGRKGYVSSVVNELPESFTAVYACGAPGMLKYVDETFRSHPRAYISMESRMACGMGACYACVLHVAGEDQSVNKRVCEDGPVFETGTIVM
- a CDS encoding NAD(P)H-binding protein — encoded protein: MKKVLILGANGQIARLVIPRLLQETDVHLTLYLRKSARLQSLESERVDVLEGDVNDFAALTRAMKGQDIVYANLGGQFEPMVANIVKAMEENQVSRLTYLSNNDFAKVGELTEKGEFYKGTIISRVSIADLIVRIIKEPSLHSYASLGISKPRTDGDRPMY
- a CDS encoding dihydroorotate dehydrogenase produces the protein MSNSRLAISLPGLELKNPIIPASGCFGFGQEYAKYYDLNVLGSIMIKATTQYPRFGNPTPRVAETPAGMLNAIGLQNPGVDVVLTEKLPWLAHHYPNLPIIANVAGFSNEEYAFVAEKISKAPNVKAIELNISCPNVDHGNGGLLIGQVPDLAYQAAKAAVDVSEVPVYVKLTPSVADITQIAKAVEDAGVSGLTMINTLVGMRFDSKSRKPIIANGTGGMSGPAIFPVALKLIRQVAQSSSLPIIGMGGVNSAEAAIEMFIAGASAIGVGTANFTNPYACPNIIENLPKVMDKYGIESLESLRAEVRENFLA
- a CDS encoding LysR family transcriptional regulator — encoded protein: MRIQQLHYIIKIVETGSMNEAAKQLFITQPSLSNAVRDLENEMGIEIFIRNPKGITLTKDGMEFLSYARQVVEQTQLLEERYKNPVANRELFSVSSQHYAFVVNAFVSLLKKSDMEKYELFLRETRTWEIIDDVKNFRSEIGVLFLNSYNRDVLSKMLDDNHLIATHLFTAQPHIFVSKSNPLAKKKLVQLADLEDFPYLSYDQGTHNSFYFSEEILSQEHHKKSIVVSDRATLFNLLIGLDGYTIATGILNSNLNGDNIVSIPLDIDDPIELVYIKHEKASLSKMGDKFIEYLLEEVQFDK
- a CDS encoding cupin domain-containing protein yields the protein MKYQTKEAFDKANHFGLGASNDAYAQYFIGQSYLNALGATKDGVIALHNVTFEPGCRNNWHIHHASKGGGQILICTAGEGWYQEEGKEAVSLSEGSVVVIPANVKHWHGAKKDSWFSHIALGVHGEDLSNEWCEAVSDEEYNQLKD